TGAGACGaccatcgcaaaaaaaaaaaaagaaagatgAGACGACATATGGCCGAACAAAGATAGACGAAGACCACCCACCAAACAACACACACCAAACAATGCAATACCGTAAAAGAAAAGGGAAAGGTGGATATTGTATGGTTATGGTACCACCTGGAATCAGCCAGTTCAGCAGCTGGCTGAACAGGGCTTCCAGTGACACTGAAGTGGTGGCAACGAAAATGACACTGAAACATATGCAGCGAAACAGCTCCAGAGCAAGATCGCCTGAAGACAACCATAAGAAGAACACACTCCTGACATGCGTGATCACGAGCCTAGAACGGATGGCAATTTGGCAATGGGATGGATGCGGACAGGCAGCAAGGGACCAAAGGCCTCCAGAGGAGACGGGCGTTTTCTTCCTCAAAGGACCAGACCACGAGCCCGAAAACTTTGCGCCGGGCCTCTCAAGATGTTGCCAACTTCCTCTTATATCCTACCTGACAAAAACACCATACGGATGCTAATCGCCCTCAAGCGGCGACAAATACTGCCTGGCAATGGCAAAAGGAGAAGCAAGCAAACACGAGAGAGCTGTGCGACAAGAAAACTTTAAACCTACGCAGACAAATCCCTGCGCCGGAAAAAGCGGGAAAAGATGCCACAAAGGATAAAATTTCAGAACGGAGTCCGTAGTACATGCATGCAGAGAGGGAGCCATAGATGTTTGAATCGACGGTGAAAAGTGAGACGAGCAAGAACATTTTTATACACCATTTCAAGATGAGATTCAATGGgagcaaaaaaagaagaagcaatcTTTTTACTGTTTTACACAAGGGCTTGGGTCGATGATCTCTGTCAATTCTACGTACTGGCGCAGTGGCAGTGTCGCCTGCCGGCTCCGGAATGTTAAGCAAGAGACAAAAAGAGGACGGTAATTTGGTACGACGGGCGGTGATTAACGGGTGGCTGGTTGGTTAattggcgcgcgcgcgcgcggctAGACCTTGTAGATGATGAGGAAGCAGGGGAGCACGGCGCGGCTGTCCAGGACGACGAGCTCGCCGTTGCCCATGTCCACGGAGTCGTAGTGCGAGGAGCGGTGCCGAAGAGCCAGCGGGTCGTCGCCGTGCGCCGGCCGGACGCGCCCGGCGATGACGCGGCACACCAGCATGGCCCTGCGAACCGCGCCGGGCGACGGCGCGGCTCTGGCGTGCGCGGTGCCGCTGCAGGCGAAGGTGCGCACCGCGGAGCTGGACGGGCCGAGCTGGCAGGTGGCGACGCCAGCACCGAAGACGCCGCCCACGCCCGCGCCCGCGGCCGGGCGGCACTGGAAGCGCATCATCTCGTTGCCGTCGGCGCCGCACCGGGCCGCGGCGCCGTGCGCGCGTGCCGCCGCCCTGGCCTCCTCGAACCGTGCCACCGCCCGCGCGCCGCTGTGCACGCGGAACATCGCTTCCACCTCCGG
This DNA window, taken from Triticum aestivum cultivar Chinese Spring chromosome 1D, IWGSC CS RefSeq v2.1, whole genome shotgun sequence, encodes the following:
- the LOC123168813 gene encoding uncharacterized protein: MATAWVRSLSCRSYGVADAVVAPSPSKKAQPLLPASCGAAADVRDSVASARQAWKQQKPRRERRRDGQERQQELARPRPKKKPKQTAAAFMPSPATAPASSAFLTMAELPEGHSSRQVVELIFSSGWDLTATAPPEVEAMFRVHSGARAVARFEEARAAARAHGAAARCGADGNEMMRFQCRPAAGAGVGGVFGAGVATCQLGPSSSAVRTFACSGTAHARAAPSPGAVRRAMLVCRVIAGRVRPAHGDDPLALRHRSSHYDSVDMGNGELVVLDSRAVLPCFLIIYKV